ATCCATTAATCCTGAAAAGGCTCGTGAGTATCGATTAAGCAGCAAACCTAAGCTTTCTAAGGTGTGTACGATGTGTGGGAAGTATTGTTCTATCAAATTAATGGATGATTGCGTATCTACCGATAGATAGATGTGCGGGTGTAATTCAGTGGTAGAATGGCAGCTTCCCAAGCTGCATATGGCGGTTCGATTCCGCTCACCCGCTTATAGATTGGAGATTCAGTAGATTAATATGAGAAACATTATTTTTTTATTGATAATTTTATTTGTTGCCGGATGTTCAACGGTACCTCCTTATACGGGGCCGGTTATACCTGTCTCTACTCAAGCGGTTGCAGGGTTCCACCATCGTGTAGAAGCAGGCCAGACTCTTTGGAGGATATCCAGGCTTTATAATGTAGATATAGATGAAATCTTACAGGCAAATCATATCCCAGAAGAGGCAAAGATCGAGATAGGCCAATTACTTTTAATTCCCAATCGTAATAAGCCTCAAAATTTTGCTGTGAAATCCTCCGGGGATGATTTTATCTGGCCGCTTAAGGGCAGAGTAATTTCGGGTTTTGGCCTTAATTACCGTAATTTGATGAATAAAGGTATTAATATTCAGGCCTCAGTGGGATCTGGAGTTTTTGCTACTCGTTCCGGGAGGGTAGTTTTCTATGCTGCTAATTTCGGTAATTTTGGTAAAACGATAATTATTGACCATGGGGATGGGCTGCGCAGTGTTTATTCTAGAGTTTCACAAGTTTATGTGCAATTAGGTGAGATGGTGCAAAGTGGCTCTATGATCGGCAGCGTTGGAACCAGCACAAGAGATAAGAACAGTTATTTACATTTTGAAATACGCAAAGGAGCTCTTCCTCAGAATCCGTTATTCTA
The genomic region above belongs to Candidatus Omnitrophota bacterium and contains:
- a CDS encoding LysM peptidoglycan-binding domain-containing M23 family metallopeptidase, whose protein sequence is MRNIIFLLIILFVAGCSTVPPYTGPVIPVSTQAVAGFHHRVEAGQTLWRISRLYNVDIDEILQANHIPEEAKIEIGQLLLIPNRNKPQNFAVKSSGDDFIWPLKGRVISGFGLNYRNLMNKGINIQASVGSGVFATRSGRVVFYAANFGNFGKTIIIDHGDGLRSVYSRVSQVYVQLGEMVQSGSMIGSVGTSTRDKNSYLHFEIRKGALPQNPLFYLP